The following are from one region of the Flavimobilis soli genome:
- a CDS encoding transporter substrate-binding domain-containing protein, translated as MTSLKHLVPALAVGALMLTGCSSTESPTTPATDASGAPAIALVKGDVLTVCTNPPFEPFEFIEGDKIVGLDMDLTAEIAKDLGVEQQVITTGFDAMESGAALNTSQCDVVATGMSITEGRKANIDFSEPYFAADLGLLVKAGSDIASEADLEGKKIGVQKATVGDTWVADKGLTGVQFDDLGLQIQALKTGQVDAVINDYAVLGTYESDELAIVATLPTDDVYGIAVKKGNTALLEKVNATLARVKSDGTWTTIHTDRFGFAPAED; from the coding sequence ATGACCTCCCTCAAGCACCTCGTCCCCGCCCTCGCCGTCGGCGCCCTCATGCTCACCGGCTGCTCCTCGACCGAGTCTCCGACCACCCCCGCGACCGACGCGTCGGGCGCTCCCGCCATCGCGCTCGTCAAGGGCGACGTCCTCACGGTGTGCACCAACCCGCCGTTCGAGCCGTTCGAGTTCATCGAGGGCGACAAGATCGTCGGCCTCGACATGGACCTCACTGCGGAGATCGCGAAGGACCTCGGCGTCGAGCAGCAGGTCATCACCACCGGCTTCGACGCGATGGAGTCCGGCGCCGCCCTGAACACCAGCCAGTGCGACGTCGTCGCGACCGGCATGTCGATCACCGAGGGACGCAAGGCCAACATCGACTTCTCGGAGCCGTACTTCGCCGCCGACCTGGGTCTGCTCGTCAAGGCAGGCTCGGACATCGCGTCCGAGGCGGACCTCGAGGGCAAGAAGATCGGCGTCCAGAAGGCCACGGTCGGCGACACCTGGGTGGCCGACAAGGGCCTCACGGGTGTCCAGTTCGACGACCTCGGGCTCCAGATCCAGGCCCTGAAGACCGGCCAGGTCGACGCGGTCATCAACGACTACGCGGTCCTCGGCACGTACGAGAGCGACGAACTCGCGATCGTGGCGACGCTCCCGACCGACGACGTGTACGGCATCGCCGTGAAGAAGGGCAACACCGCCCTCCTGGAGAAGGTCAACGCGACACTCGCCCGCGTGAAGTCGGACGGCACGTGGACCACGATCCACACCGACCGCTTCGGCTTCGCCCCGGCCGAGGACTGA
- a CDS encoding TIGR03557 family F420-dependent LLM class oxidoreductase, with protein MDLTIGYAAMLEQFHPTEIVELSAYAESLGFSGVMAADHFQPWVPQQGQSAFVWNVLSALGERTRGDIGPGVTAPTFRWHPAMVAQASATLAAMYPGRHWLGLGSGEALNEHIVGQYWPEAPERINRMFEAIEIIKKLFTASLAGKDTKHSGQFYKLESTRLWTMPEVPPEILVATAGPVTAKRAGKYADGLITVGAPLEKISMLFGKFDDGARESGRDPESMPKVLQIHLSWAPTDEEALANAMTEWPNGGMKFPKADIRSPFEFEQIARLVRPEDFEGRMVISSDPDVHRANIQKYVDLGFDRIYLHNVGRNQREWIDVFAKDVLPKLSR; from the coding sequence ATGGACCTGACCATCGGCTACGCCGCCATGCTCGAGCAGTTCCACCCCACCGAGATCGTCGAGCTGTCCGCGTACGCGGAGTCCCTCGGCTTCTCGGGCGTCATGGCTGCGGACCACTTCCAGCCGTGGGTGCCGCAGCAGGGGCAGAGCGCGTTCGTGTGGAACGTGCTCTCCGCGCTCGGCGAGCGCACGCGCGGCGACATCGGTCCCGGCGTGACGGCGCCGACGTTCCGCTGGCACCCGGCGATGGTCGCGCAGGCGAGCGCGACGCTCGCCGCGATGTACCCGGGGCGGCACTGGCTCGGGCTCGGCTCGGGGGAGGCGCTCAACGAGCACATCGTCGGTCAGTACTGGCCCGAGGCGCCCGAGCGGATCAACCGCATGTTCGAGGCGATCGAGATCATCAAGAAGCTCTTCACGGCCTCGCTCGCGGGCAAGGACACGAAGCACTCCGGGCAGTTCTACAAGCTCGAGTCGACACGCCTGTGGACGATGCCCGAGGTCCCGCCGGAGATCCTCGTCGCGACCGCTGGCCCCGTCACTGCGAAGCGGGCGGGCAAGTACGCGGACGGTCTCATCACGGTCGGTGCGCCGCTCGAGAAGATCTCGATGCTGTTCGGCAAGTTCGACGACGGCGCGCGCGAGTCGGGTCGCGACCCGGAGTCGATGCCGAAGGTGCTGCAAATCCACCTGTCGTGGGCTCCGACCGACGAGGAGGCGCTCGCGAACGCGATGACCGAGTGGCCCAACGGCGGCATGAAGTTCCCGAAGGCGGACATCCGCTCGCCGTTCGAGTTCGAGCAGATCGCGCGCCTCGTGCGACCGGAGGACTTCGAGGGCCGCATGGTCATCTCGTCCGACCCCGACGTGCACCGCGCGAACATCCAGAAGTACGTCGACCTCGGGTTCGACCGCATCTACCTGCACAACGTGGGCCGCAACCAGCGCGAGTGGATCGACGTGTTCGCCAAGGACGTGCTGCCCAAGCTGTCGCGGTGA
- a CDS encoding amino acid ABC transporter permease, whose amino-acid sequence MTSPAPAAARTAPARARLSPRRRALISRVVQYAVLVIVLGAAALAIDWDNVGTNIFNPDAARAVLPQLPKAFLNTVTYTIAAFAVGIALGTLLALMRLSSVGLYRAIATAYVEFFRGIPALLFVLTVGFGVPYAFGVQFDSVVTKVAIGLGMVSAAYIAETLRAGLQAVPKGQIEAARSLGMSHTRTMVTIVIPQAFRIVLPPMTNEVILLTKDTALVFGLGLTAADFELTKIGSNALSSPAGGGMTALFVVGFCYLIITIPLGYLARKLEAKGARSRA is encoded by the coding sequence ATGACGTCACCGGCTCCCGCCGCCGCCCGGACCGCCCCGGCCCGGGCGCGGCTGAGTCCGCGCCGCCGAGCGCTGATCTCTCGTGTCGTCCAGTATGCGGTGCTCGTCATCGTCCTGGGCGCCGCCGCCCTGGCGATCGACTGGGACAACGTCGGTACCAACATCTTCAACCCTGACGCCGCGCGCGCCGTCCTGCCGCAGCTGCCCAAGGCGTTCCTCAACACGGTCACGTACACGATCGCCGCGTTCGCGGTGGGTATCGCGCTCGGCACGCTGCTCGCACTCATGCGGCTGTCGTCCGTGGGGCTCTACCGCGCGATCGCGACCGCCTACGTCGAGTTCTTCCGGGGCATCCCCGCACTGCTGTTCGTCCTCACCGTCGGGTTCGGCGTGCCCTACGCGTTCGGTGTCCAGTTCGACTCGGTCGTCACCAAGGTCGCGATCGGGCTAGGCATGGTGTCGGCCGCGTACATCGCGGAGACGCTCCGTGCAGGTCTGCAGGCCGTCCCCAAGGGTCAGATCGAGGCGGCGCGATCGCTCGGCATGTCCCACACGCGCACGATGGTGACGATCGTGATCCCGCAGGCCTTCCGCATCGTCCTGCCGCCGATGACCAACGAGGTCATCCTCCTGACCAAGGACACGGCCCTCGTGTTCGGACTCGGCCTCACAGCAGCCGACTTCGAGCTCACGAAGATCGGGTCCAACGCCCTGTCGAGCCCGGCAGGCGGCGGCATGACGGCGCTCTTCGTCGTGGGCTTCTGCTACCTCATCATCACCATCCCGCTGGGATACCTCGCGCGGAAGCTCGAGGCCAAGGGCGCTAGGAGCCGCGCATGA
- a CDS encoding amino acid ABC transporter ATP-binding protein, giving the protein MNATTPVVQISDLHKSYGPREVLTGVDLTVEQGEVVCVIGPSGSGKSTLLRCVNQLETATSGSIVVLDTEITDPDVDIDVVRTHVGMVFQGFNLFAHLTVLENCTIAQRKVLKRSKEEAERIALQNLERVGLGDRGAAHPAQLSGGQQQRVAIARALSMDPQLMLFDEPTSALDPELVGDVLAVMRELAEGGMTMMVVTHEMAFAREVADRVVFIDGGVIVEQGPPAEVIGNPQEPRTRLFLERVLDPTRAHPGDED; this is encoded by the coding sequence ATGAACGCCACGACGCCGGTCGTGCAGATCAGCGACCTGCACAAGTCCTACGGGCCCCGCGAGGTGCTCACGGGCGTCGACCTGACCGTCGAGCAGGGCGAGGTCGTGTGCGTCATCGGGCCGTCCGGCTCGGGAAAGTCGACGCTGCTGCGCTGCGTCAACCAGCTCGAGACGGCCACCTCGGGATCGATCGTCGTCCTCGACACGGAGATCACCGACCCGGACGTCGACATCGACGTCGTGCGCACGCACGTCGGCATGGTGTTCCAGGGCTTCAACCTTTTCGCACACCTGACAGTGCTCGAGAACTGCACGATCGCACAGCGCAAGGTCCTGAAGCGCTCGAAGGAGGAGGCGGAGCGCATCGCTCTGCAGAACCTCGAGCGCGTCGGCCTGGGCGACCGGGGCGCCGCGCACCCCGCGCAGCTCTCCGGCGGCCAGCAGCAGCGCGTCGCGATCGCCCGTGCGCTCAGCATGGACCCGCAGCTCATGCTGTTCGACGAGCCGACGTCAGCCCTCGACCCCGAGCTCGTCGGCGACGTGCTCGCCGTCATGCGCGAGCTCGCCGAGGGCGGTATGACGATGATGGTCGTCACGCACGAGATGGCGTTCGCCCGCGAGGTCGCCGACCGCGTCGTCTTCATCGACGGCGGCGTCATCGTCGAGCAGGGCCCGCCCGCCGAGGTGATCGGCAACCCGCAGGAGCCGCGCACGCGGCTCTTCCTCGAGCGGGTCCTCGACCCGACCCGGGCCCACCCGGGCGACGAGGACTGA
- the valS gene encoding valine--tRNA ligase has translation MSTPETTGPESTPTTGMQNGVIAATVGEVPDKVSLDGLEAKLDERWAAEGTYSFDRTAERADVYSIDTPPPTVSGSLHVGHVFSYTHTDVVARFQRMRGKSVFYPMGWDDNGLPTERRVQNYYGVRCDPSLPYVENFVPPFEGAEGKSVKAADQQPISRKNFVELCERLTAEDEKQFEALWRHLGLSVDWSHHYQTIGKRAQATAQTAFLRNLARGEAYQAEAPGLWDVTFQTAVAQAELEARDYPGHFHKVDFHAPDGTAVQIETTRPELLPACVALIAHPDDERYKHLFGTTVTSPLFDVEVPVLAHPAAEPDKGAGIAMCCTFGDLTDVQWWRELQLPTRSILGRDGRITREVPAWITSERGVALFEEIAGKTTFSARAAIVEGLKESGDLAGDPVPTQRKTNFFEKGDKPLEIVTSRQWYIRNGGRDADLNAALLARGEELKFHPEFMAVRYSNWVGGLNGDWLISRQRFFGVPIPVWYPVDAEGEPVWDSPIVPDEASLPIDPSSDVPPGYTADQRGQAGGFVGDPDIMDTWATSSLTPQIAGGWLDDPDLFKRVFPMNLRPQGQDIIRTWLFSTVVRSHLEHGSLPWTDAAISGWILDPDRKKMSKSKGNVVTPMGLLEEHGSDAVRYWAASARLGTDAAFEVGQMKIGRRLAIKILNASKFALSFAGEGEVRLDPSLVTVPLDRAMLAGLADVVDAATEALEAYDHTRALEISETFFWTFCDDYLELVKDRAYGGGSDDVSVETQSARVALALALDTLLRLFAPVLPFATEEVWSWWRTGSVHRAPWPVSGGLRVAAGDARFDDLTAAGNALAALRKIKSEAKVSMRTPILLAELAVPAAAIAAVEAAVTDIRGAGRVTGELQLVEAAEGQGDPNVQGGLVVVRSELGEAEARKPRG, from the coding sequence ATGAGCACTCCCGAGACCACCGGACCTGAGTCGACGCCCACCACGGGCATGCAGAACGGCGTCATCGCCGCCACCGTCGGCGAGGTACCCGACAAGGTCAGCCTCGACGGTCTCGAGGCGAAGCTCGACGAGCGCTGGGCCGCCGAGGGCACCTACTCGTTCGACCGTACGGCCGAGCGCGCGGACGTCTACTCGATCGACACCCCCCCGCCGACCGTCTCGGGATCGCTGCACGTCGGCCACGTGTTCTCCTACACGCACACCGACGTCGTCGCGCGCTTCCAGCGCATGCGCGGCAAGTCCGTCTTCTACCCGATGGGCTGGGACGACAACGGCCTGCCGACCGAGCGTCGCGTGCAGAACTACTACGGCGTGCGCTGCGACCCGTCGCTGCCCTACGTCGAGAACTTCGTGCCGCCGTTCGAGGGTGCCGAGGGCAAGAGCGTCAAGGCCGCCGACCAGCAGCCGATCAGCCGCAAGAACTTCGTCGAGCTGTGCGAGCGGCTGACGGCCGAGGACGAGAAGCAGTTCGAGGCGCTGTGGCGCCACCTCGGCCTCTCGGTCGACTGGTCGCACCACTACCAGACGATCGGCAAGCGGGCGCAGGCCACCGCGCAGACGGCGTTCCTGCGCAACCTCGCGCGCGGCGAGGCCTACCAGGCCGAGGCTCCGGGTCTGTGGGACGTGACGTTCCAGACCGCCGTCGCCCAGGCCGAGCTCGAGGCGCGCGACTACCCGGGCCACTTCCACAAGGTCGACTTCCACGCGCCCGACGGCACCGCCGTCCAGATCGAGACGACGCGCCCCGAGCTCCTCCCGGCGTGCGTCGCGCTCATCGCGCACCCCGACGACGAGCGCTACAAGCACCTGTTCGGCACGACCGTGACGTCCCCGCTCTTCGACGTCGAGGTGCCGGTCCTCGCGCACCCCGCGGCCGAGCCCGACAAGGGCGCGGGCATCGCGATGTGCTGCACCTTCGGCGACCTGACCGACGTCCAGTGGTGGCGCGAGCTGCAGCTGCCGACCCGCTCGATCCTGGGCCGCGACGGCCGCATCACGCGCGAGGTGCCGGCGTGGATCACGTCCGAGCGCGGCGTCGCGCTCTTCGAGGAGATCGCCGGCAAGACGACGTTCTCCGCGCGCGCGGCGATCGTCGAGGGGCTCAAGGAGTCCGGCGACCTCGCTGGCGACCCGGTCCCCACGCAGCGCAAGACCAACTTCTTCGAGAAGGGCGACAAGCCGCTCGAGATCGTCACGAGCCGCCAGTGGTACATCCGCAACGGCGGCCGCGACGCCGACCTCAACGCGGCGCTGCTCGCGCGCGGCGAGGAGCTCAAGTTCCACCCCGAGTTCATGGCGGTTCGCTACTCGAACTGGGTCGGCGGCCTCAACGGCGACTGGCTCATCTCGCGCCAGCGCTTCTTCGGCGTGCCGATCCCCGTCTGGTACCCCGTCGACGCCGAGGGCGAGCCCGTGTGGGACTCCCCGATCGTCCCCGACGAGGCGAGCCTGCCGATCGACCCGTCCTCCGACGTCCCGCCGGGCTACACCGCCGACCAGCGCGGCCAGGCCGGCGGCTTCGTGGGCGACCCCGACATCATGGACACCTGGGCCACGAGCTCGCTCACCCCGCAGATCGCCGGTGGCTGGCTCGACGACCCGGACCTGTTCAAGCGCGTCTTCCCGATGAACCTGCGCCCGCAGGGCCAGGACATCATCCGCACCTGGCTGTTCTCGACCGTCGTGCGATCGCACCTCGAGCACGGCTCGCTGCCGTGGACCGACGCCGCGATCTCCGGGTGGATCCTCGACCCGGACCGCAAGAAGATGTCGAAGTCCAAGGGCAACGTCGTCACGCCGATGGGCCTGCTCGAGGAGCACGGCTCTGACGCCGTGCGCTACTGGGCCGCCTCGGCGCGCCTCGGCACCGACGCGGCGTTCGAGGTCGGCCAGATGAAGATCGGCCGCCGCCTCGCGATCAAGATCCTCAACGCGTCGAAGTTCGCGCTGTCCTTCGCGGGCGAGGGCGAGGTCCGCCTCGACCCGAGCCTCGTGACCGTGCCGCTCGACCGCGCGATGCTCGCCGGCCTGGCCGACGTCGTCGATGCCGCGACGGAAGCGCTCGAGGCGTACGACCACACGCGTGCCCTCGAGATCTCGGAGACGTTCTTCTGGACGTTCTGCGACGACTACCTCGAGCTCGTCAAGGACCGTGCCTACGGCGGCGGCAGCGACGACGTGTCGGTCGAGACGCAGTCGGCGCGCGTAGCGCTCGCCCTCGCGCTCGACACGCTGCTGCGCCTGTTCGCGCCGGTGCTGCCGTTCGCGACCGAGGAGGTCTGGTCGTGGTGGCGCACCGGTTCGGTGCACCGCGCCCCGTGGCCCGTCTCGGGCGGCCTGCGCGTCGCTGCGGGTGACGCTCGCTTCGATGACCTGACGGCTGCGGGCAACGCTCTCGCCGCGCTGCGCAAGATCAAGTCCGAGGCGAAGGTCTCGATGCGCACGCCGATCCTCCTCGCGGAGCTCGCCGTGCCCGCCGCGGCGATCGCGGCGGTCGAGGCGGCCGTCACCGACATCCGTGGCGCCGGGCGCGTCACGGGCGAGCTGCAGCTCGTCGAGGCAGCCGAGGGTCAGGGCGACCCGAACGTCCAAGGCGGGCTCGTCGTCGTCCGCTCGGAGCTCGGCGAGGCCGAGGCGCGCAAGCCGCGCGGCTGA
- a CDS encoding chorismate mutase gives MGETTPELPQEIVRLRHSIDNIDGALMYLLAERFKCTQRVGELKAQGGLPPEDLARETQQIERLAQIAASAGLDPVFAERFRTFIVTEVKRRHQLIADEQGGEAPVLDIYS, from the coding sequence ATGGGGGAGACCACCCCCGAGCTGCCCCAGGAGATCGTCCGGCTGCGCCACTCGATCGACAACATCGACGGCGCACTCATGTACCTGCTCGCCGAGCGCTTCAAGTGCACCCAGCGCGTCGGCGAGCTCAAGGCACAAGGCGGGCTGCCGCCCGAGGACCTCGCCAGGGAGACGCAACAGATCGAGCGGCTCGCCCAGATCGCGGCGAGCGCCGGCCTCGACCCCGTCTTCGCCGAGCGTTTCCGCACGTTCATCGTCACCGAGGTCAAGCGCCGCCACCAGCTCATCGCCGACGAGCAGGGCGGAGAGGCGCCCGTCCTCGACATCTACTCCTAG
- a CDS encoding Vms1/Ankzf1 family peptidyl-tRNA hydrolase, with translation MKLDWIRPLLGRKAPFTTVSIDVTREGGRADREVEERWRSLHRTLEEAGTPTSLLSELDEALGRPVRRPGARGRVIVATDDEGILVDRLVRVAPVTSTATRGSVPELLLASLYGDENVDHVVVLVDRSGADIVRQGWGAADVAWHATVEGGHDEIENVRAGGTSEGRIENRAIDSWERNAEEVAAALDGLVARDAPEAIVLSGDKRAVSLVEAALGQRAKALAVVVQGGSRGPGAKESAFQQQVEEALEACRAKRRERVLEKFEEHHGKGGRAVSSLADVVDVLRKGQVEELVVSAEVAQQTVVTGSVWVGDDPFEIAVSRAELEDLGVENLRELPASVALLRSAIAQDAGLTFAPAERSPREGVGALLRWHDATTPREGLTSLSRPTAPKATVNA, from the coding sequence ATGAAGCTTGACTGGATCCGTCCGCTGCTGGGCCGCAAGGCCCCGTTCACCACCGTCTCGATCGACGTGACGCGAGAGGGTGGCCGAGCCGACCGGGAGGTGGAGGAGCGATGGCGCTCCCTGCACCGGACGCTCGAAGAAGCAGGAACGCCCACGTCGCTCCTCAGCGAGCTCGACGAGGCGCTCGGACGCCCCGTTCGCCGTCCCGGAGCCCGAGGCCGCGTCATCGTCGCCACCGATGACGAGGGCATCCTCGTCGACCGTCTCGTCCGCGTCGCCCCGGTCACCTCGACGGCGACGCGCGGCTCCGTCCCCGAGCTGCTGCTCGCCTCCCTGTACGGCGACGAGAACGTCGACCACGTCGTCGTGCTCGTGGACCGCAGCGGTGCCGACATCGTGCGGCAAGGCTGGGGCGCCGCCGACGTCGCTTGGCACGCGACCGTCGAGGGCGGCCACGACGAGATCGAGAACGTCCGTGCCGGCGGCACGTCCGAGGGCCGTATCGAGAACCGTGCGATCGACTCGTGGGAGCGCAACGCCGAGGAGGTCGCGGCCGCGCTCGACGGGCTTGTCGCGCGCGACGCTCCCGAGGCGATCGTCCTGTCGGGCGACAAGCGGGCCGTGAGCCTGGTCGAGGCAGCGCTCGGGCAGCGCGCGAAGGCCCTCGCCGTCGTCGTGCAGGGCGGCAGCCGCGGGCCGGGCGCGAAGGAGAGCGCGTTCCAGCAGCAGGTCGAGGAAGCGCTCGAGGCCTGCCGCGCCAAGCGACGCGAGCGTGTGCTCGAGAAGTTCGAGGAGCACCACGGCAAGGGCGGCCGCGCCGTGTCGTCCCTCGCCGACGTCGTCGACGTGCTGCGCAAGGGCCAGGTCGAAGAGCTGGTCGTCTCCGCGGAGGTCGCGCAGCAGACGGTCGTCACGGGCAGCGTCTGGGTCGGCGACGACCCGTTCGAGATCGCCGTGTCCCGCGCCGAGCTCGAAGACCTGGGCGTCGAGAACCTGCGCGAGCTGCCCGCGTCCGTGGCGCTGCTGCGCAGCGCGATCGCCCAGGACGCAGGCCTCACGTTCGCTCCCGCGGAGCGGTCACCCCGCGAGGGCGTGGGCGCGCTGCTGCGGTGGCACGACGCGACGACCCCGCGTGAAGGGCTCACAAGCCTGTCGCGGCCGACGGCGCCCAAGGCGACCGTCAACGCCTGA
- a CDS encoding AMP-dependent synthetase/ligase: MRETSSPDLVDVPEGSSLCTILALRVAANPGGVLIERKAGLAGGWFPVTAQRFADEVVEVAKGLVAKGVQPGDRVAIMSRTRYEWTLLDFACWSAGAVPVPVYETSSADQVRWICSDAGVSLAVVESSAHASLVDEARTDLPDLREVLVIENDAIEELRRAGAEVDDAVVAERTEAVRGDDLATIIYTSGTTGRPKGAEITHWSFAYLARNGIRSLPQVCTVPGSRTLLFLPLAHVFARYIQIVAISSGSVLGHTPDTRNLLPDLSTFKPTYLLAVPRVFEKVYNASEQKAGSGAPLKLFRWAAKVAIQTSRAWDTPQGPSLALKAQHRLASALLFSKLRAALGGQAKYAISGGAPLGERLGHFYRGIGLTILEGYGLTETTAPTAVNRPDKLKVGTVGAPFAGTSLRIDDDGEVLVKGPHVFRGYRNNPEATAEAFTDGWFRTGDLGTIDDDGFLQITGRKKEIIITAGGKNVAPAVLEDRFRGHPLVSQCVVVGDQRPFIAALVTLDAEMLPGWLASHGLPGMSVPEAAEHPEVLAALHRAAERANKAVSRAESIRKVRVLTTDFTEENGYLTPSLKVKRSLVLKDFADQVDAIYG, from the coding sequence ATGCGTGAGACCTCCTCTCCCGACCTCGTCGACGTGCCCGAGGGTTCGTCGCTCTGCACGATCCTCGCCCTGCGCGTCGCCGCGAACCCGGGCGGGGTGCTGATCGAGCGCAAGGCAGGGCTAGCCGGGGGCTGGTTCCCGGTCACCGCGCAGCGCTTCGCCGACGAGGTCGTCGAGGTGGCGAAGGGCCTCGTCGCCAAGGGCGTCCAGCCGGGCGACCGCGTCGCGATCATGTCGCGCACACGCTACGAGTGGACGCTGCTCGACTTTGCCTGCTGGTCCGCCGGCGCGGTGCCCGTGCCGGTCTACGAGACGAGCTCCGCGGACCAGGTGCGCTGGATCTGCTCCGACGCCGGGGTGAGCCTCGCCGTCGTCGAATCGTCCGCGCACGCGTCCCTCGTCGACGAGGCGCGCACCGACCTGCCCGACCTGCGTGAGGTCCTCGTCATCGAGAACGACGCGATCGAGGAGCTGCGCCGTGCCGGCGCGGAGGTCGACGACGCGGTCGTCGCGGAGCGGACCGAGGCGGTCCGCGGGGACGACCTCGCGACGATCATCTACACGTCGGGGACGACCGGCCGCCCGAAGGGTGCCGAGATCACGCACTGGAGCTTCGCGTACCTCGCGCGCAACGGCATCCGCTCGCTCCCCCAGGTGTGCACCGTCCCGGGCTCGCGCACGCTGCTGTTCCTGCCGCTCGCGCACGTCTTCGCGCGGTACATCCAGATCGTCGCGATCTCGTCGGGCTCGGTGCTCGGCCACACGCCTGACACGCGCAACCTGCTGCCTGACCTGAGCACGTTCAAGCCGACCTACCTGCTCGCGGTGCCGCGCGTGTTCGAGAAGGTCTACAACGCGTCGGAGCAGAAGGCCGGCTCGGGCGCGCCGCTCAAGCTGTTCCGCTGGGCGGCGAAGGTCGCGATCCAGACGTCGCGCGCGTGGGACACCCCGCAGGGCCCTTCGCTCGCGCTCAAGGCGCAGCACCGGCTCGCGAGCGCGCTGCTGTTCTCGAAGCTCCGTGCCGCCCTCGGCGGCCAGGCGAAGTACGCGATCTCGGGCGGCGCGCCGCTCGGCGAGCGTCTCGGGCATTTCTACCGCGGCATCGGCCTGACGATCCTCGAGGGCTACGGGCTCACCGAGACGACGGCGCCCACGGCGGTCAACCGCCCCGACAAGCTCAAGGTCGGCACCGTGGGCGCGCCCTTCGCGGGGACGAGCCTGCGGATCGACGACGACGGCGAGGTCCTCGTCAAGGGACCGCACGTCTTCCGGGGCTATCGCAACAACCCCGAGGCGACGGCGGAGGCGTTCACGGACGGCTGGTTCCGCACGGGCGACCTCGGCACGATCGACGACGACGGGTTCCTGCAGATCACGGGCCGCAAGAAGGAGATCATCATCACCGCGGGCGGGAAGAACGTCGCCCCGGCGGTGCTCGAGGACCGCTTCCGCGGTCACCCGCTCGTGAGCCAGTGCGTCGTCGTCGGCGACCAGCGCCCGTTCATCGCGGCGCTCGTGACGCTCGACGCCGAGATGCTGCCGGGCTGGCTCGCGTCGCACGGGCTACCAGGCATGTCGGTCCCCGAGGCGGCCGAGCACCCGGAGGTGCTCGCCGCGCTGCACCGTGCGGCGGAGCGGGCGAACAAGGCTGTCTCTCGAGCCGAGTCCATCCGCAAGGTGAGGGTCCTGACGACGGACTTCACCGAGGAGAACGGCTATCTGACGCCGTCGCTCAAGGTGAAGCGGTCGCTCGTGCTCAAGGACTTCGCGGACCAGGTGGACGCGATCTACGGGTGA
- a CDS encoding coenzyme F420-0:L-glutamate ligase has protein sequence MSAGFQVWAPDGVPEVAVGDDLAAIVARSCPELEDGDVVVVASKVVSKAEGRVVAAADREDAITAETVRVVATRERPDGPPLRIVENRLGLVMAAAGVDASNTPEGTVLLLPLDPDASAARLRAGLRAVLGVRVGVVVTDTAGRVWRDGLVDLAIGAAGVRVVEDERGRRDSAGRELGMTVRAVADEIAAAADLAKGKVTGRPVAVVRGLGHLVTDDDGPGARTLPRLGADDLFSEGTAEAYARGFADARAEEPARDDAVSAD, from the coding sequence GTGAGCGCAGGTTTTCAGGTCTGGGCGCCCGACGGCGTGCCCGAGGTCGCCGTGGGCGACGACCTGGCTGCGATCGTCGCGAGGTCGTGCCCAGAGCTCGAGGACGGCGACGTCGTCGTCGTCGCGAGCAAGGTCGTGTCGAAGGCCGAGGGGCGCGTCGTCGCGGCTGCCGACCGCGAGGACGCGATCACCGCGGAGACGGTGCGCGTCGTCGCGACGCGCGAGCGGCCCGACGGGCCGCCGCTGCGCATCGTCGAGAACCGGCTCGGCCTCGTCATGGCCGCCGCTGGGGTCGACGCGTCGAACACGCCGGAGGGCACCGTGCTGCTGCTGCCGCTCGACCCTGACGCGTCCGCGGCACGGCTGCGCGCCGGGCTGCGCGCGGTCCTCGGGGTGCGCGTCGGCGTCGTCGTGACGGACACGGCCGGGCGCGTGTGGCGCGACGGCCTCGTCGACCTCGCGATCGGTGCGGCCGGCGTGCGCGTCGTCGAGGACGAGCGGGGCCGCCGCGACAGCGCGGGCCGCGAGCTCGGCATGACGGTGCGCGCCGTCGCCGACGAGATCGCCGCCGCCGCGGACCTCGCCAAGGGCAAGGTCACGGGCCGACCCGTCGCCGTCGTGCGGGGCCTGGGCCACCTGGTGACGGACGACGACGGCCCGGGCGCCCGCACCCTGCCTCGCCTCGGCGCGGACGACCTGTTCTCCGAGGGGACGGCCGAGGCGTATGCGCGTGGCTTCGCAGACGCCCGTGCGGAAGAGCCAGCCCGCGACGACGCAGTCTCGGCGGACTAG